From a single Parambassis ranga chromosome 2, fParRan2.1, whole genome shotgun sequence genomic region:
- the sall3b gene encoding sal-like protein 3b, translated as MSRRKQAKPQHLRSEEGATRSGPLCTDAVAEATEREEAAAGCRSTEETHICDKCCAQFFSWTELSEHQKVCTEDPLVLIVKDSDGVPVAEESPSGPSPAPSVASSDSSAAESMDAGFELGDALVNDADSLDNLEEGREREEAMELEHCPQEKYTSASSPQPPDSAEPASPQVSAAGSYSMPSTNVTLEILHSTRVAVAQFSQGINSSIPGGKAASAAIPVILEHLLALQQQQVHQLQLIEQICSQVAVMNRQPTQAALNPVSRSLTLAPNPFPSQGIISPPILPLSGTMPSTINGQAAVSLSSVLEKSQTLPSQTICGQSTLRDAPCTPAPSETSTPSLSSSSSSSISALLPPYTGSHTGTISSTQTSSSPLSLAQSSLLSSSSSLPFLPQSPPSSVIFPNPLASIAATANALDPLAALMKHRKGKMPNVSLFETKPSPEEPFFKHKCRFCAKVFGSDSALQIHLRSHTGERPFKCNICGNRFSTKGNLKVHFQRHKDKYPHIQMNPFPVPEYLDNVPTSSGIPYGMSVPPEKPVSSWLDSKPVVATLPASMGLPLSSTITSIGGSNDPVSVTPSVKSPYQPAPGECVSVSPNHRGSEAHFSPVSETEASNILKTEGVHLPQSCTLRLRANTATEAAAIPSVTTTPEPITSVSPVSNSPPLSLNSEETKFPSGGFLDSMQTSETSKLQQLVENIDKKITDPNQCVLCHRVLSCQSALKMHYRIHTGERPFKCKVCGRAFTTKGNLKTHIGVHRENPPVQVQHSCPICQKKFTNAVVLQQHIRMHMVGPISDGALLDGLQEVDAEVSVGENNFDSLSSNGNDLTDDISMEDDNEEEEEEVENMEDGVYVSKPIISDCNSPPKSIISSIAALEKQMRMIDSFSVKPLTNGFRDSSAVEDVLSEKREENGSENSSVSESSHSPYVSASPFQNNSEGMTIKSPAVENNRPESQEALAASVKREQSESPTTGAQAGKLCVKEEAPYSMSFQLSRDRGQSVLTGAIKTEVNGHSQPNNPMEGQHPPFSVHITPAYASVGSPGMTSLLGPVPSRRTPKQHNCNACGKNFSSASALQIHERTHTGEKPFVCSICGRAFTTKGNLKVHMGTHMWNNAPARRGRRLSVENPMALLGGEAMKFGEMFQKDLAARAMNVDPGFWNRYATAISNSLAMKNNEISVIQNRGLSQLHPLTAGMDRVSAAGVPIAGLTKTGMDLGTSRHFSMLIDDSKEIGIN; from the exons ATGTCCCGCCGCAAGCAAGCCAAGCCGCAGCACCTCCGGTCAGAGGAGGGAGCGACGCGGAGCGGACCCCTCTGCACGGACG ccGTTGCGgaagccacagagagagaggaggccgcCGCAGGCTGCCGGAGCACTGAGGAAACACACATCTGTGACAAATGCTGTGCTCAGTTCTTCTCTTGGACTGAGCTGAGTGAACATCAGAAAGTCTGCACCGAGGACCCCCTGGTGCTGATAGTGAAGGACAGTGATGGGGTGCCTGTTGCTGAGGAATCTCCTAGCGGGCCCTCGCCGGCTCCCAGCGTAGCATCCAGTGACTCATCTGCAGCCGAGTCCATGGACGCTGGCTTTGAGTTGGGAGACGCGCTGGTGAATGATGCTGACAGTCTGGATAACctggaggaagggagggagcgGGAAGAAGCCATGGAGCTGGAGCACTGTCCACAGGAGAAATACACGTCGGCTTCCAGCCCTCAGCCTCCAGACTCAGCCGAGCCCGCGTCACCCCAGGTGTCAGCAGCTGGCAGCTACAGCATGCCCAGTACAAACGTGACGCTGGAGATCCTCCACAGCACCCGGGTGGCTGTGGCCCAGTTCTCCCAGGGGATCAACAGCAGCATCCCGGGAGGGAAGGCAGCGTCAGCCGCCATCCCGGTGATCCTGGAGCACCTGCTGGCTCTGCAGCAACAGCAGgtccaccagctgcagctgatcgAGCAGATCTGCAGCCAGGTCGCTGTCATGAACAGACAGCCAACACAAGCAGCATTAAacccagtctccagatctctaACGCTGGCGCCCAACCCTTTCCCCTCTCAGGGCATCATCTCCCCTCCCATCCTGCCTCTGTCAGGAACGATGCCCTCCACCATTAACGGACAGGCCgctgtttctttgtcttctgtGCTGGAAAAGTCACAAACTCTCCCCTCACAAACTATATGTGGACAGTCCACACTCAGAGACGCCCCTTGTACCCCCGCCCCCTCAGAGACTTCAACCCcatctctctccagcagcagcagcagcagcatctcagCCCTGCTGCCTCCTTACACCGGCTCACACACCGGCACCATCAGCAGTACTCAGACCTCCTCCAGCCCACTCTCCCTGGCACAGAGCAGCCTCCTCAGCTCATCCTCCAGCCTACCATTTCTACCTCAGAGCCCCCCCAGCAGTGTCATTTTCCCCAATCCTTTGGCTAGCATTGCCGCCACAGCGAACGCACTTGACCCCCTGGCGGCCCTGATGAAGCACAGGAAGGGGAAAATGCCGAACGTTTCTTTGTTCGAAACGAAGCCCAGCCCAGAGGAACCCTTCTTCAAGCATAAATGCAGGTTCTGTGCCAAAGTGTTTGGCAGCGACAGCGCTCTGCAGATCCACCTGCGCTCCCATACAGGAGAGCGGCCCTTCAAATGCAACATCTGTGGCAACCGCTTCTCCACAAAGGGGAACTTAAAGGTGCACTTTCAGAGGCATAAAGACAAGTACCCTCATATTCAGATGAACCCTTTCCCTGTGCCAGAATATCTAGACAATGTGCCAACAAGTTCTGGGATTCCCTATGGGATGTCTGTCCCTCCTGAGAAACCTGTGTCCTCATGGCTGGACAGCAAACCTGTTGTAGCAACTCTGCCAGCCAGTATGGGTCTTCCGCTTTCCTCCACTATTACCAGTATCGGAGGCTCAAATGACCCTGTAAGTGTAACACCATCTGTTAAATCTCCCTATCAGCCAGCTCCTGGTGaatgtgtatctgtgtcaccTAACCACAGAGGCAGTGAGGCTCATTTCTCTCCTGTTTCAGAGACAGAAGCCTCCAATATACTGAAAACAGAGGGGGTTCACCTGCCCCAAAGCTGCACCCTGAGGCTGAGAGCCAACACAGCCACCGAGGCGGCCGCAATCCCATCTGTGACCACCACGCCTGAACCCATCACCTCAGTCTCCCCTGTCTCCaactcccctcccctctcactgAACTCTGAGGAGACTAAATTCCCATCTGGAGGCTTCTTGGATTCTATGCAAACGTCTGAAACCTCAAAGCTTCAGCAGCTGGTGGAGAACATcgacaaaaaaatcacagaccCCAACCAGTGTGTCCTCTGCCACCGGGTCCTCAGCTGCCAGAGCGCGCTCAAGATGCACTACCGCATCCACACGGGCGAGCGGCCCTTCAAATGCAAAGTGTGCGGCAGGGCGTTCACCACCAAAGGGAACCTGAAGACTCACATCGGCGTCCACAGAGAGAATCCCCCGGTTCAGGTGCAGCACTCGTGCCCCATCTGCCAGAAGAAGTTCACCAACGCCGTggtcctgcagcagcacatccgCATGCACATGGTGGGACCGATTTCAGACGGTGCCCTGCTGGACGGTCTGCAGGAGGTGGACGCTGAGGTGTCTGTTGGCGAGAACAACTTTGACAGCCTGAGCAGCAACGGCAACGACCTCACTGATGATATTTCAATGGAGGATGacaatgaggaagaggaggaggaggtggagaacatGGAGGATGGTGTATATGTGTCTAAACCCATTATCTCTGATTGTAACTCCCCTCCTAAGTCCATTATTTCAAGCATAGCAGCACTGGAGAAGCAAATGAGGATGATCGACTCCTTCAGTGTCAAACCTCTGACAAATGGTTTCAGAGACAGCAGCGCTGTTGAAGACGTCCTATCAGAGAAGCGGGAGGAGAACGGCAGTGAAAACAGCAGTGTATCCGAATCCTCGCACTCACCTTATGTGTCAGCATCTCCCTTTCAAAACAACTCAGAGGGCATGACGATCAAATCACCAGCGGTGGAAAACAACAGGCCAGAATCCCAGGAAGCTTTGGCAGCCTCAGTGAAGAGGGAGCAATCCGAGTCCCCAACCACAGGAGCACAGGCCGGAaagctctgtgtgaaagagGAGGCTCCATACAGCATGTCGTTCCAGCTGAGCAGAGACAGAG GTCAAAGTGTCCTCACTGGCGCCATAAAGACAGAGGTGAACGGCCACAGCCAGCCGAACAACCCGATGGAAGGGCAGCACCCTCCGTTCAGCGTCCACATCACTCCGGCTTATGCGTCTGTTGGCAGCCCGGGTATGACCTCTCTGCTAGGCCCGGTGCCTTCTCGCCGGACCCCTAAACAGCACAACTGCAACGCCTGCGGGAAGAACTTCTCATCAGCCAGCGCCCTTCAGATCCACGAGCGCACGCACACCGGAGAGAAGCCGTTTGTCTGCTCCATCTGCGGCAGAGCGTTCACCACCAAAGGCAATCTGAAG gTCCATATGGGAACTCACATGTGGAACAACGCCCCGGCCCGGAGAGGCCGGCGGCTGTCGGTGGAGAACCCCATGGCCCTGCTGGGCGGGGAGGCCATGAAGTTTGGGGAGATGTTTCAGAAGGACCTGGCGGCTCGAGCCATGAACGTGGACCCCGGATTCTGGAACCGTTATGCCACGGCTATCAGCAACAGCCTGGCCATGAAGAACAACGAGATCTCTGTGATTCAGAACAGAGGCCTCTCCCAGCTTCACCCTCTGACTGCAGGCATGGACAGAGTGAGCGCCGCAGGGGTTCCGATCGCTGGACTTACCAAGACAGGCATGGACCTGGGAACCAGCAGACATTTTTCTATGCTGATCGATGACAGCAAAGAAATAGGAATCAATTGA